The Falco peregrinus isolate bFalPer1 chromosome 1, bFalPer1.pri, whole genome shotgun sequence genome has a window encoding:
- the SLC25A25 gene encoding calcium-binding mitochondrial carrier protein SCaMC-2 isoform X4: MLGKPQDRGTDPTERRPTILLVVGPAEHFPKKIVKAGDKDLDGQLDFEEFVHYLQDHEKKLRLVFKSLDKKNDGRIDAQEIVQSLRDLGVKISEQQAEKILKSMDKNGTMTIDWNEWRDYHLLHPVENIPEIILYWKHSTIFDVGENLTVPDEFTVEERQTGMWWRHLVAGGGAGAVSRTCTAPLDRLKVLMQVHASRSNNMCIIGGFTQMIREGGPRSLWRGNGINVLKIAPESAIKFMAYEQIKRFIGTDQEMLRIHERLLAGSLAGAIAQSSIYPMEVLKTRMALRKTGQYSGMLDCAKNILSKEGMAAFYKGYIPNMLGIIPYAGIDLAVYETLKNAWLQRYAVNSADPGVFVLLACGTISSTCGQLASYPLALVRTRMQAQASVEGAPEVTMRGLFKHILKTEGAFGLYRGLAPNFMKVIPAVSISYVVYENLKMTLGVQSR; encoded by the exons aaaattgTGAAGGCTGGAGACAAGGACCTGGATGGACAGCTGGATTTTGAGGAATTTGTTCACTATCTCCAGGATCATGAAAAGAAGCTGAGACTGGTCTTCAAGAGTTTGGATAAGAAGAATGATG GCCGTATTGATGCCCAGGAGATTGTGCAGTCTCTCCGGGACCTGGGAGTCAAGATCTCTGAACAGCAGgctgagaaaatactgaagag CATGGATAAAAATGGGACAATGACAATTGACTGGAATGAGTGGCGAGACTATCACCTGCTGCACCCAGTAGAGAACATTCCTGAAATCATCCTGTACTGGAAGCACTCCACG ATCTTTGACGTAGGAGAGAATTTGACCGTCCCTGATGAGTTCACAGTGGAAGAGAGGCAGACAGGGATGTGGTGGAGACATCTGGTTGCAGGTGGAGGTGCAGGCGCCGTGTCCAGAACCTGTACAGCTCCCTTGGACCGCTTGAAAGTGCTCATGCAG GTTCATGCCTCCCGCAGTAACAACATGTGCATCATTGGCGGTTTTACTCAAATGATCCGAGAGGGTGGACCAAGGTCACTGTGGCGAGGGAATGGCATCAATGTGTTGAAGATTGCACCAGAATCTGCCATTAAGTTCATGGCCTATGAGCAG ATCAAGCGGTTCATTGGTACTGACCAAGAAATGCTGAGGATTCATGAGCGGCTGTTAGCTGGGTCTCTGGCTGGGGCCATTGCACAGAGCAGCATCTACCCGATGGAG GTTCTGAAAACACGGATGGCTCTAAGGAAGACAGGACAATATTCAGGCATGTTGGATTGTGCCAAAAACATCCTTTCGAAGGAAGGAATGGCTGCCTTCTACAAAGGCTACATCCCCAACATGCTGGGAATCATTCCGTATGCTGGTATTGACCTGGCAGTCTACGAG ACACTAAAAAATGCCTGGTTGCAACGCTATGCTGTCAACAGCGCTGACCCTGGAGTCTTTGTTCTGCTGGCTTGTGGCACCATCTCCAGTACCTGTGGACAGCTTGCCAGTTACCCACTGGCTCTTGTGAGGACGCGCATGCAGGCCCAAG CTTCAGTGGAGGGTGCTCCCGAAGTGACGATGAGGGGACTGTTTAAACACATTCTGAAGACAGAGGGAGCGTTTGGTCTTTACCGGGGTCTGGCGCCGAACTTTATGAAGGTGATCCCAGCTGTAAGCATCAGCTACGTGGTTTATGAGAACTTGAAGATGACCCTGGGCGTGCAGTCACGGTGA